In a genomic window of Apteryx mantelli isolate bAptMan1 chromosome 2, bAptMan1.hap1, whole genome shotgun sequence:
- the LOC106489944 gene encoding lysozyme C, milk isozyme-like yields MGAGCWLLLASLAAASRAKAFGRCQLAHLLQQEGLDSYRGYSLADWLCMAFYESNFDTAAKSINADSSTNFGIFQINNQLWCTDERSPSENLCRVSCTGTTRYSADLLTSDITDDIICAKRIVRHPQGMDAWEDWAMHCKGRDLSEWVEGCDL; encoded by the exons ATGGGGgctggctgctggctgctgctggcctcgctGGCTGCTGCGAGCAGAGCCAAGGCATTCGGCCGCTGCCAGCTGGCCCACCTGCTCCAGCAAGAGGGGCTGGACAGCTACAGAGGCTACAGCCTCGCCGACT GGCTCTGCATGGCCTTTTACGAGAGCAACTTCGACACAGCAGCCAAGAGCATCAATGCAGACAGCAGCACCAACTTCGGCATCTTCCAGATCAACAACCAGCTGTGGTGCACGGATGAGCGCAGCCCATCGGAGAACCTCTGCAGAGTGTCTTGCACGGGTACCACTCGCTACAGTGCTG ATCTGTTAACAAGTGACATAACTGATGACATCATCTGTGCCAAAAGAATTGTGAGACACCCACAAGGAATGGATGCCTG GGAGGACTGGGCAATGCACTGCAAGGGACGAGACCTATCAGAGTGGGTGGAAGGATGTGACCTGTGA